One Aegilops tauschii subsp. strangulata cultivar AL8/78 chromosome 7, Aet v6.0, whole genome shotgun sequence genomic window carries:
- the LOC109747972 gene encoding palmitoyl-acyl carrier protein thioesterase, chloroplastic has translation MAGSIAAAAFFPGPPAPPPPKSALGERPDSLDVRGMAAKQASSSSAVRAGRTRAHAAVPKVNGGGGKSALADAEHDAMPSAAQPRTFYNQLPDWSMLLAAITTIFLAAEKQWTLLDWKPKRPDMLVDTLGFGTIVHDGVMFRQNFSIRSYEIGADRTASIETLMNHLQETALNHVKVVGLLGDGFGSTPEMSKRNLFWVVSQMQAIVERYPCWGDTVEVNTWVGAHGKNGMRRDWHIRDSVTGHTVLKATSKWVMMNKLTRKLARIPDEVRAEIVPFFSEYAAIEDQDHRKFPKLPEHDRATSAKYVRTGLTPRWADLDINQHVNNVKYIGWILESAPISILENHELASIVLDYKRECGRNSVLQSHTTVHTDCADEPGETTLHCEHLLSLESGPTIVKARTMWRPKGAKSQETVALSW, from the exons ATGGCCGGGTCCATCGCGGCCGCGGCCTTCTTCCCGGGGCCGccggcaccgccgccgcccaAGAGCGCCCTCGGCGAGCGCCCGGACAGCCTGGACGTCCGCGGCATGGCCGCGAAGCAGGCCTCGTCGTCCTCCGCCGTGAGGGCCGGCAGGACGCGCGCCCACGCGGCCGTCCCCAAGgtgaacggcggcggcggcaagtcGGCGCTGGCGGACGCGGAGCACGATGCCATGCCCTCGGCCGCGCAGCCGAGGACGTTCTACAACCAGCTGCCCGACTGGAGCATGCTCCTCGCGGCCATCACCACCATCTTCCTGGCCGCCGAGAAGCAGTGGACGCTGCTCGACTGGAAGCCCAAGCGGCCCGACATGCTCGTCGACACGCTGGGTTTCGGCACGATTGTACACGACGGCGTCATGTTCAGGCAGAACTTCTCCATCAGGTCCTACGAGATTGGGGCCGACAGGACGGCGTCCATTGAGACGCTCATGAACCATCTGCAG GAAACTGCACTCAATCATGTGAAGGTCGTTGGGCTTCTAGGAGACGGTTTTGGCTCAACCCCGGAGATGAGTAAACGGAACTTGTTCTGGGTTGTCAGCCAAATGCAGGCCATCGTCGAGCGTTATCCATGCTG GGGTGACACTGTTGAGGTGAATACTTGGGTTGGCGCTCATGGTAAAAACGGGATGCGTCGAGACTGGCATATACGTGATTCTGTGACGGGCCATACAGTACTGAAGGCTACAAG TAAATGGGTTATGATGAACAAGCTTACCAGAAAGCTTGCAAGAATTCCAGATGAAGTACGGGCTGAAATAGTGCCGTTCTTTTCTGAGTATGCTGCCATTGAAGACCAAGACCACCGAAAATTTCCCAAACTGCCAGAGCATGACCGTGCTACCTCAGCCAAATATGTCCGGACAGGCCTGACT CCTCGGTGGGCTGATCTTGATATCAATCAGCATGTCAATAATGTTAAATACATTGGCTGGATCCTTGAG AGCGCGCCAATCTCCATTCTGGAGAACCATGAACTGGCGAGCATAGTCCTGGACTACAAAAGGGAGTGTGGCCGGAACAGCGTCCTGCAGTCGCACACCACGGTGCACACCGACTGCGCCGACGAGCCCGGAGAAACGACTCTGCACTGCGAGCATCTGCTGAGCCTGGAATCGGGACCCACCATCGTGAAGGCCCGGACCATGTGGCGGCCAAAGGGGGCCAAGTCCCAGGAGACGGTGGCTCTGTCGTGGTGA